Proteins co-encoded in one Brassica oleracea var. oleracea cultivar TO1000 chromosome C4, BOL, whole genome shotgun sequence genomic window:
- the LOC106340614 gene encoding probable glutamyl endopeptidase, chloroplastic: protein MTANLLAHTPHLFSCGIARSGAYNRTLTPFGFQNEDRTLWEATNVYVEMSPFMSADKIKKPILLIRGEEDNNPGTLTMQSDRFFNALKGHGALCRLVILPHESHGYSARESIMHVLWETDRWLQKYCVPNTSDADSSPDQSKEISDSADRVATATGGGNPEFEDHSKLRRSLL from the exons ATGACTGCAAATCTCCTTGCTCATACTCCTCATCTTTTCTCCTGCGGAATAGCTCGATCTGGCGCTTACAACAGAACACTCACTCCATTTGGTTTCCAG AATGAGGACCGAACATTGTGGGAAGCTACTAACGTCTATGTCGAGATGAGCCCATTCATGTCTGCTGATAAAATCAAGAAGCCAATCTTGCTCATCCGTGGTGAAGAAGACAATAACCCAGGAACTCTAACAATGCAG TCGGACAGATTCTTCAACGCACTGAAAGGCCATGGCGCTCTTTGCCGCCTTGTTATTCTTCCTCACGAGAGCCATGGGTACTCAGCACGGGAAAGCATTATGCACGTTCTCTGGGAAACTGACCGCTGGCTTCAAAAATACTGTGTTCCAAACACATCAGATGCAGACTCAAGTCCAGACCAGTCCAAAGAAATATCAGATTCTGCAGACAGAGTAGCTACTGCCACAGGAGGTGGTAATCCCGAGTTTGAAGATCACTCCAAGCTTAGGAGATCACTTCTCTG A
- the LOC106340086 gene encoding probable cytochrome c oxidase subunit 5C-1 has protein sequence MAGHRVAHATLKGPSVVKELIIGMALGLAAGGLWKMHHWNEQRKTRAFYDLLERGEISVIPAEE, from the coding sequence ATGGCAGGACACAGGGTTGCACATGCCACATTGAAAGGGCCTAGCGTTGTGAAGGAGTTGATTATTGGTATGGCACTTGGTTTAGCTGCTGGTGGTCTTTGGAAGATGCATCATTGGAACGAACAGAGGAAGACCAGAGCTTTCTATGACTTGCTTGAGAGAGGTGAGATCAGTGTTATACCCGCTGAGGAGTAA
- the LOC106337610 gene encoding uncharacterized protein LOC106337610, translating to MSIVGGGKWRREAEQLLVKPFRLLTTTLLSLLLPLSFLLLSRLSSASFLFSLIKSPPQTDSSFFFSIFHYTNPAITYAFVSSISVYTLVLGLTTKITSTDPNRSIPFYPHVSIAWLTLFLVQISVGLGLEGTYPDGLIIGSERNFLSRLVFFFGLHEVMLLWCRVIVRPVVDSTLMGGDAGHHRREETVVERVALAVSCGTLWWWKLRDEIEALVGVAEAKRALLLLLPINGNNANGSFEVGTVDFVNWWLYYMVVTIGMVRIVKGCLWFGMVLLFEQGSRRSPRGVSTASPVHYDDEGDTKV from the coding sequence ATGAGTATAGTCGGCGGTGGAAAGTGGCGGAGAGAGGCGGAGCAGCTGCTCGTTAAGCCTTTCCGTCTACTGACAACAACTCTCCTCAGCCTCCTCCTCCCTCTCTCTTTCCTTCTCCTTAGCCGTCTCTCTTCAGCTTCCTTCCTCTTCTCCTTGATCAAGTCTCCTCCCCAAACGGATTCATCTTTCTTCTTCTCCATCTTTCATTACACGAACCCGGCGATCACATATGCATTTGTTTCTTCAATAAGCGTTTACACTCTAGTTCTTGGTCTAACCACAAAGATCACATCAACAGATCCCAACCGGTCCATTCCCTTTTATCCACACGTCAGCATCGCGTGGCTAACGCTTTTCCTTGTTCAAATCTCCGTCGGTTTAGGCCTCGAAGGAACGTACCCCGACGGTTTAATAATCGGGAGCGAACGTAACTTCTTGAGCAGGCTAGTGTTTTTCTTTGGTCTTCATGAGGTAATGCTTCTGTGGTGTAGGGTGATCGTGAGACCGGTGGTGGACAGCACGTTGATGGGAGGAGACGCTGGTCATCACCGGAGAGAGGAGACGGTGGTGGAGAGAGTGGCTTTGGCCGTGAGCTGTGGGACGTTGTGGTGGTGGAAGCTTCGGGATGAAATAGAGGCTTTGGTTGGTGTGGCTGAGGCTAAAAGAGCTTTGTTGTTATTATTACCAATCAATGGTAATAATGCTAACGGTAGTTTTGAAGTGGGAACGGTTGATTTTGTGAATTGGTGGTTATACTATATGGTTGTAACGATCGGTATGGTTAGGATCGTTAAAGGGTGTTTATGGTTTGGAATGGTGTTGCTTTTCGAACAAGGAAGTAGAAGAAGTCCACGTGGAGTTTCTACTGCTTCTCCTGTTCATTATGACGACGAAGGTGACACTAAAGTGTAA
- the LOC106337609 gene encoding uncharacterized protein LOC106337609 has product MSPSFCSGRFSVALFLVISAVPISYLVSLERAVPSTHVFSYHSSGFFRECAKWDDAGRRFLVSFMDGGGIGEVVPSDDGHSDALREVTLVKDADLAGNASLGIAIDRDRNRLLVAVADLLMNRYCALAAYDMSTWRRVFLAELSSQSKEKSFADDVAVDARGNAYVTDAKGSKIWKVDVNGELVSTIESPLFTPPGWYNNLVALNGIVYHPDGFLIVIHTFSGLLYKIDLTDDKVTVVEVTGGTLRFGDGLELLSRTKIVVAGSPSARLVESSDGWRTATVTGWFSTGMVHRIVSSATVKEGRVYLNHIVGFGSKKRHLLVEAVF; this is encoded by the exons ATGTCGCCGTCCTTTTGCTCCGGCCGTTTCTCCGTCGCTCTCTTCCTCGTTATCTCCGCCGTTCCC ATCTCTTACCTCGTTTCCCTCGAGCGAGCCGTTCCTTCCACGCACGTGTTCTCTTACCACAGCTCTGGCTTCTTCCGCGAGTGCGCTAAATGGGACGACGCTGGCCGGAGGTTCCTCGTCTCCTTCATGGACGGAGGCGGAATCGGCGAGGTCGTTCCTTCCGACGACGGTCACAGCGACGCTCTTCGGGAAGTCACTTTGGTCAAAGACGCTGACCTCGCCGGAAACGCTTCCCTAGGAATCGCTATCGACCGCGACAGGAACCGTCTCCTCGTCGCCGTCGCCGATTTGCTTATGAATCGTTATTGCGCTTTAGCTGCTTACGATATGTCCACGTGGCGCCGCGTCTTCCTAGCTGAGCTTAGCAGCCAGA GTAAGGAGAAATCGTTTGCGGACGATGTAGCTGTTGATGCACGTGGCAATGCTTATGTGACCGATGCAAAAGGAAGTAAAATCTGGAAGGTTGATGTCAATGGAGAGCTTGTCTCAACCATTGAGAGCCCTCTCTTCACTCCACCTGGATGGTACAATAACCTCGTCGCTCTTAACGGCATTGTTTATCATCCGGATGGTTTCCTTATCGTCATCCACACTTTCTCCGGTCTCTTATACAAAATCGACCTAACTGACGATAAGGTCACTGTGGTTGAAGTTACTGGTGGCACGTTGAGGTTTGGTGATGGGCTTGAGTTGTTGTCTCGCACTAAGATTGTTGTTGCAG GCAGTCCTTCTGCGAGATTGGTGGAGAGCTCGGACGGGTGGCGGACAGCTACTGTGACAGGTTGGTTCAGTACCGGTATGGTTCACCGGATAGTCTCGTCAGCTACTGTGAAGGAAGGAAGAGTTTATCTAAACCATATTGTTGGGTTCGGCTCTAAGAAGAGACACTTACTTGTAGAAGCTGTGTTTTAG
- the LOC106340277 gene encoding transcription factor IIIB 60 kDa subunit-like: protein MVWCKHCAKEVVGIRPDDCALACNRCGRILENFYFSEEVTFIKNAAGQSQASGNIVSSVQSGIPSSRARRSRIARDELMNLRDALQIGEDRDDVVNMASRLFDMAADQNFTKGRRSELVLSSCLYLACRKKNLPVLLIDFSSYLRVSVYELGSVYLQLCELFFMVDNPNREDLEELVDPSIFIERFTKSLLKGAHDKQTITKVIETTKNIIASMKRDWMQTGRKPSGICGAAIYIAALSRGIMCSTTDIAHIVHMCGATITKRLNEFANTEAASLTVEELDKSEESILLEKPFTPRPNSDKEVVNCKHKDSESFGYGLCRDCHEKFMKVSGGVVGGSDPPAFQRAEKERMEKAAREENEGGIEKSVRGETYWNAEDSDESDNLSDLDGDPVVDGCFLDEDEKRAVQKSWEFLNADWLKEQAAKEAALKTASDAFNASNANCPEYARNLVEASKASVSKSRKEKRQKRAEEAKNAPPAATALEACTRVLESKKLIKHFNPDRLKELFNPDRLKELFDTSSGEKSPKKSRTETVIENKKEVEIEEEKDEEEDEEEPYEMYAEEKFYEDQVEEEEEEEEDGYDFGL, encoded by the exons ATGGTGTGGTGTAAACATTGTGCGAAGGAAGTTGTTGGAATTCGCCCCGACGACTGTGCTTT GGCATGTAATCGATGTGGGAGGATATTGGAAAACTTTTATTTTTCTGAGGAAGTTACTTTCATTAAGAATGCAGCTGGACAG AGCCAAGCGTCAGGTAACATAGTGAGTAGTGTTCAGAGTGGGATTCCAAGCTCACGTGCAAGGAGAAGTAGAATAG CAAGAGATGAGCTTATGAATTTGAGAGATGCCTTGCAAATTGGTGAGGACAGAGATGATGTGGTTAATATGGCTTCCCGACTCTTTGAT ATGGCAGCTGACCAAAACTTCACCAAAGGGCGCAGATCTGAACTAGTACTCTCTTCCTGTCTCTACTTGGCTTGCAG GAAAAAGAACCTTCCTGTTCTTCTTATTGATTTTTCAAGCTACCTTCGAGTTTCCGT TTACGAGTTAGGTTCTGTGTACTTGCAACTCTGTGAACTGTTCTTTATGGTGGATAACCCGAACCGTGAGGACCTTGAGGAGCTTGTTGATCCTTCAATCTTCATTGAACGATTCACAAAGA GCTTATTGAAAGGTGCACATGACAAACAAACAATAACAAAAGTCATTGAAACGACTAAGAACATTATAGCTAGTATGAAGAGAGATTGGATGCAG ACCGGCCGGAAACCAAGTGGAATATGTGGAGCAGCAATTTACATAGCTGCCCTTTCTCGTGGTATCATGTGCTCCACGACAGATATT GCACACATTGTGCATATGTGTGGAGCAACAATAACCAAAAGATTAAATGAGTTTGCTAATACGGAGGCTGCAAGTTTAACT GTTGAGGAGCTCGATAAAAGCGAAGAAAGTATATTGCTTGAAAAACCTTTTACGCCAAGACCAAATTCTGACAAAGAAGTAGTGAACTGTAAACATAAGGATTCAGAAAGTTTTGGTTATGGATTATGTAGGGACTGTCACGAAAAG TTCATGAAAGTTTCTGGTGGAGTTGTTGGTGGGTCAGATCCTCCCGCTTTCCAGCGGGCAGAGAAAGAGAGAATGGAAAAAGCAGCTAGAGAAGAAAACGAGGGAGGGATTG AGAAAAGTGTAAGAGGAGAAACATATTGGAATGCTGAAGATTCGGATGAATCAGACAATCTTTCTGACCTCGACGGTGATCCTGTG GTGGATGGCTGTTTTCTTGACGAGGACGAAAAGCGAGCTGTGCAGAAGTCATGGGAATTTCTTAACGCAGACTGGCTTAAG GAGCAAGCGGCTAAGGAAGCAGCTCTGAAGACGGCTAGTGACGCTTTCAACGCGAGCAATGCTAATTGCCCAGAGTACGCAAGAAATCTTGTTGAAGCTTCTAAAGCATCTGTGTCAAAATCTAGAAAG GAAAAGCGACAAAAACGTGCAGAGGAAGCAAAGAACGCGCCTCCCGCAGCCACAGCTTTGGAAGCTTGTACCAGAGTGCTTGAGAGTAAG AAACTCATAAAGCACTTCAACCCCGATCGTTTGAAAGAGCTCTTCAACCCCGATCGTTTGAAAGAGCTCTTCGATACTTCC TCAGGTGAGAAGTCCCCCAAGAAATCAAGAACCGAGACAGTTATAGAGAATAAGAAGGAAGTTGAAATTGAAGAAGAAAAAGATGAAGAAGAGGATGAAGAAGAACCATACGAAATGTACGCAGAAGAGAAATTCTATGAAGACCAAGTGGAAGAGGAAGAGGAAGAAGAAGAGGATGGTTATGATTTTGGATTGTAA
- the LOC106342463 gene encoding DEAD-box ATP-dependent RNA helicase 24-like (The sequence of the model RefSeq protein was modified relative to this genomic sequence to represent the inferred CDS: added 90 bases not found in genome assembly), with protein sequence MSNRNSQRFRGGDNSEDADVDEIDFIDFIENEEEEEQAVQNGGGDEEDEIDPLDAFMEGIHQEMKSAPPPKPKAKAERYKDDDDDHVVSFLKAKKDLGLTLASDALNAGYNSDEEVYAAAKAVDAGMLEYDSDDNPIVVDKRKIEPIQALDHSSIDYEPINKDFYEEVESISRLSEQEALDYRHSLGIRVSGFDVPRPVKTFEDCGFSSQIMSAIKKQGYEKPTTIQCQALPVVLSGRDVIGIAKTGSGKTAAFVLPMIVHIMDQPELRREEGPIGVICAPTRELAHQIYLEAKKFSKAYGLRVSAVYGGMGKHEQFRELKAGCEIVVATPGRLIDMLKMKALTMMRASYLVLDEADRMFDLGFEPQVRSIVGQIRPDRQTLLFSATMPWKVEKLAREILSDPIRVTVGEAGMANEDITQVVNVIPSDADKLPWLLEKLPGMIDEGDVLVFASKKATVDEIEAQLTLNAFKVAALHGDKDQASRMDTLQKFKSGVYHVLVATDVAARGLDIKSLKTVVNYDTAKDMDMHVHRIGRTGRAGDKDGVAYTLVTQREARFAGELINSLVAAGQNVPPELMDLAMKDGRFKSKRDGRKGGGKKGRGRGGGGGNRGVRGVDFGLGIGFNSESSGTPSQAAPSRKGVINSVRTGVMAQFKNSFVAATPSNPQSQGGYPNKRPSLMGFVSGGTIGGDMGRTQTQTPLVAASHNASLHNASQKNPQSSEERPRERKRRSGWDN encoded by the exons AACGAAGAGGAGGAAGAACAAGCCGTTCAGAACGGTGGCGGCGACGAAGAAGACGAGATCGATCCACTAGACGCGTTCATGGAAGGAATCCACCAAGAGATGAAGTCTGCCCCGCCTCCCAAACCAAAGGCGAAAGCGGAGAGGTACAAGGACGACGACGACGATCACGTCGTGAGCTTCCTCAAGGCCAAGAAGGATCTGGGCCTCACGCTAGCTTCCGACGCGCTCAACGCGGGCTACAACTCCGACGAGGAGGTCTACGCTGCCGCCAAGGCGGTAGACGCGGGGATGCTCGAGTACGATTCCGATGATAATCCGATTGTAGTCGATAAAAGGAAGATCGAGCCTATTCAAGCTCTCGATCACAGCTCCATCGATTACGAACCCATTAACAAAGACTTCTACGAGGAGGTTGAATCAATATCCA GATTGAGTGAGCAAGAAGCTTTGGATTATCGTCACAGTTTAGGGATTCGTGTATCCGGTTTCGATGTTCCCAGGCCTGTGAAGACCTTTGAGGATTGTGGCTTCTCCTCACAGATCATGAGTGCTATCAAGAAACAAGGTTATGAGAAACCCACAACCATCCAGTGTCAGGCTTTACCCGTTGTGTTATCCGGTAGAGATGTTATAGGCATAGCCAAGACTGGTTCAGGGAAGACTGCAGCTTTTGTTCTTCCTATGATTGTGCATATTATGGATCAGCCTGAGCTTCGGAGAGAAGAAGGTCCTATCGGTGTCATATGCGCTCCAACTAGGGAACTGGCTCATCAGATTTACTTGGAAGCTAAGAAGTTTTCGAAAGCGTATGGGTTGCGAGTCTCAGCTGTGTACGGTGGAATGGGGAAGCATGAGCAGTTTAGAGAGCTCAAGGCGGGATGCGAGATTGTTGTTGCTACTCCTGGGAGGTTGATAGATATGCTGAAGATGAAGGCTTTGACGATGATGAGAGCCTCGTATTTGGTTCTTGATGAGGCTGATCGGATGTTTGACCTCGGTTTCGAGCCGCAAGTGAGGTCTATCGTTGGCCAGATTCGTCCAGATCGTCAGACTTTGCTGTTCTCAGCTACTATGCCTTGGAAAGTTGAGAAGTTGGCTAGGGAGATTCTTTCGGATCCTATTAGAGTCACAGTTGGTGAAGCTGGGATGGCTAATGAGGATATCACACAAGTTGTGAATGTGATACCATCAGATGCTGATAAACTCCCTTGGCTACTCGAGAAGCTACCTGGAATGATTGATGAAGGTGACGTGTTAGTGTTCGCTTCTAAGAAGGCCACTGTTGATGAGATCGAAGCTCAGCTTACTCTGAATGCTTTTAAAGTGGCTGCTCTTCACGGTGATAAAGACCAGGCCTCGCGAATGGACACTCTGCAGAAGTTCAAATCTGGAGTCTACCATGTGCTGGTTGCGACCGATGTTGCTGCCAGAGGTCTTGACATCAAGTCGCTTAAGACGGTGGTTAACTACGACACTGCAAAAGACATGGACATGCATGTACATCGTATTGGTAGGACTGGTCGTGCTGGTGACAAAGACGGGGTTGCCTACACGCTTGTTACGCAGAGAGAGGCAAGATTTGCTGGTGAGTTGATAAACAGTCTGGTTGCTGCTGGTCAGAATGTGCCTCCTGAACTCATGGATCTCGCTATGAAG GATGGACGATTCAAGTCCAAGCGTGACGGAAGAAAAGGAG GTGGGAAGAAAGGCCGAGGACGAGGTGGTGGTGGTGGAAATAGAGGAGTACGAGGAGTTGATTTTGGTCTTGGTATTGGATTTAACTCAGAATCAAGTGGGACACCGTCTCAAGCTGCACCAAGTAGAAAGGGGGTGATCAATTCTGTGAGGACGGGAGTAATGGCCCAATTCAAGAATAGCTTTGTGGCTGCTACGCCATCGAACCCACAAAGCCAAGGAGGCTATCCGAACAAGAGACCATCTCTAATGGGATTTGTCTCAGGTGGAACCATTGGTGGGGACATGGGTAGAACTCAGACTCAAACTCCCCTAGTAGCAGCTAGTCATAATGCTTCATTACATAACGCCAGTCAAAAGAATCCACAGAG TTCTGAAGAGAGACCGAGAGAGAGGAAAAGGAGGTCTGGTTGGGATAATTGA
- the LOC106337375 gene encoding uncharacterized protein LOC106337375 has translation MEANGGMNNTVRKKRSLTCRRPRLEASTNVSKISSDDIPAFDTNPTRKEFSLSHCISRADSIAESQRGNNGSRRSETTNRNKRSTEGVLAPASWKNTSREDEGNGRINGKVTALGELEGETKRMKLKISVHANGSSRKSSKPVNDTTNNGLKENSDKFNSPLDKKADLEDESITGRRKQGEPSVSVRKSKRAPKKRVFVGDDDSDNEIRYLEKLKYRNVSVCNEETASGRRLLKPSNREKAFEEMDYEEEELDLVADVKEIGNEVKRETTLTSRQRALASASGKSSAIEFTDGLPPTTSRRKKENLSEMEQQLKKAEAAQRRKAQVEKAARESEAEAIRKILGQDSSRKKREDKIKKRLDELAQEKAAHEERASTSYIRTIMGPNGTTVSFPIDKVPSLFDPKPSSYPPPRENCAGPSCTNSYKYRDSKTKLPLCSLKCYKAVQQQQTAPV, from the exons ATGGAAGCTAACGGTGGTATGAATAATACTGTGAGGAAGAAACGTAGCTTGACTTGTCGTCGTCCTCGCCTTGAGGCATCCACTAACGTCAGCAAGATCTCCAGTGATGATATACCCGCATTTGATACCAACCCTACGAGGAAAGAGTTTAGTCTTAGCCACTGTATCTCAAGGGCTGATTCTATTGCTGAATCCCAAAGAGGAAACAATGGTAGTCGTCGGAGCGAGACCACCAATAGAAACAAACGTTCTACTGAAGGTGTACTCGCACCTGCCAGCTGGAAGAACACTAGCCGTGAAGATGAAGGTAATGGAAGGATCAATGGAAAGGTAACTGCTTTGGGTGAGCTAGAGGGTGAAACAAAGAGAATGAAGCTTAAGATCAGCGTTCATGCTAATGGTTCTTCTCGAAAGTCTTCAAAACCGGTGAATGATACTACTAACAACGGTCTGAAG GAAAACTCAGATAAATTTAATTCCCCTCTAGATAAGAAGGCTGATCTTGAAGACGAATCTATCACGGGGAGGAGGAAACAAGGAGAGCCAAGTGTCTCGGTTCGCAAGAGCAAAAGAGCCCCCAAGAAGAGAGTTTTCGTTGGAGATGATGACAGTGATAATGAGATCCGATATTTGGAGAAACTCAAGTATAGGAATGTCTCTGTGTGTAATGAAGAGACTGCGTCAGGGAGGAGGCTGTTGAAGCCATCTAATAGGGAAAAGGCTTTTGAAGAGATGGATTATGAGGAGGAAGAACTTGATCTTGTGGCGGATGTAAAGGAGATTGGTAATGAGGTTAAGAGGGAAACAACTTTGACTAGTCGCCAACGAGCCCTTGCTTCTGCATCTGGCAAATCAAGCGCCATTGAATTTACAGATGGATTACCTCCTACTACATCGAGAA GGAAAAAGGAGAATCTTTCAGAGATGGAGCAGCAACTGAAGAAGGCAGAAGCTGCTCAAAGGCGAAAAGCTCAGGTTGAGAAGGCTGCAAGGGAGTCTGAG GCAGAGGCCATTAGAAAAATTCTAGGACAGGATTCGAGCAGGAAGAAGCGTGAAGACAAAATTAAAAAACGACTTGATGAATTGGCACAG GAGAAAGCTGCACACGAGGAAAGGGCCTCGACAAGCTACATCAGAACAATAATGGGTCCTAATGGAACAACTGTTTCGTTTCCCATTGACAAAGTGCCTAGCCTGTTCGATCCCAAACCATCCAG CTATCCTCCTCCTCGAGAAAACTGCGCTGGTCCATCGTGCACCAATTCTTACAAGTATCGTGATTCAAAGACTAAGCTTCCTCTCTGCAGCCTCAAATGTTACAAGGCGGTTCAGCAGCAACAGACCGCACCGGTTTAG